The proteins below come from a single Candidatus Poribacteria bacterium genomic window:
- a CDS encoding ABC transporter permease, with protein sequence MRRNYHLLILLFPVVFWLVCFFLLPLVSVFIYSFIERGTYGGVRWHFTWENYQRLFDGLYLGILWRSVSTALVCTAVCLLLGYPFAYYLARYKPKHRNVLLLLVVVPFWTNFLIRTYAWILILRTEGLLNNLLGAVLPNWSPLELLNTPLAVQIGLVYGYLPFMILPLYAALEQLDVSLLEAAQDLGAPPRRAFWHITVPLSLPGILAGSMLVFIPTVGAFLTPDLLGGGKVSYIGNVIERQFKTARDWPFGSALSFMLMGIVLVGTVLYFRALQQNEEQPDSPR encoded by the coding sequence ATGCGTCGTAACTACCACCTCCTTATCCTCCTTTTCCCTGTTGTATTCTGGCTTGTCTGCTTCTTTCTGCTTCCACTTGTATCGGTATTTATTTATAGTTTCATAGAGCGCGGCACATACGGCGGGGTGCGGTGGCACTTCACATGGGAAAACTACCAACGTCTGTTTGATGGATTGTATCTCGGTATTCTCTGGCGTTCGGTATCGACAGCGTTGGTCTGCACTGCAGTCTGTCTACTCCTCGGTTATCCGTTCGCTTACTATCTGGCACGCTATAAACCGAAACATCGAAACGTCTTGTTACTGCTCGTGGTCGTTCCATTCTGGACGAACTTCCTCATTCGGACCTACGCGTGGATCCTGATACTACGAACAGAAGGACTCCTGAACAACCTCTTGGGAGCCGTCCTCCCGAATTGGAGTCCGTTAGAACTGCTGAACACACCCCTCGCTGTCCAAATAGGACTCGTTTATGGATACCTGCCGTTCATGATACTCCCACTCTATGCTGCTTTGGAGCAATTGGATGTGTCGCTGTTAGAAGCCGCACAGGACTTAGGCGCACCGCCACGCCGGGCGTTCTGGCACATAACCGTGCCGCTGAGTTTGCCCGGTATCCTTGCGGGTTCGATGTTAGTCTTTATTCCGACGGTAGGTGCGTTTCTAACGCCGGATCTTCTCGGTGGTGGAAAAGTGAGTTATATCGGGAACGTCATTGAGCGGCAATTCAAAACGGCACGGGATTGGCCCTTCGGATCGGCACTCTCGTTCATGCTGATGGGCATCGTTCTGGTCGGCACCGTGCTATATTTCCGCGCGTTACAACAAAACGAGGAACAACCTGACAGTCCGCGTTAG
- a CDS encoding ABC transporter permease — MKRVFEANIGVVYLFLYMPILAVVVFSFNSGEQISVWEGFTFNWYARLFEDAALWRACCNSLMVAGVATVIATVIGTAAALAIERHHFRFRTALVRVLYLPIIIPDIVLAIALLTFYVQVRIPLGLITVIIAHGVFNIAYVTIVVRARLQGYDNTLEEAARDLGANEWQTFWRITLPLIAPGIIGGALLAFTLSIDDFVITFFTAGVGYTTLSVHIYSLLKFGITPKINAISTMLLANSIVFILLFLWFQGGATSSQKQETQ; from the coding sequence ATGAAACGTGTTTTCGAAGCCAATATAGGGGTGGTTTACCTCTTTTTATATATGCCGATTTTAGCGGTTGTGGTGTTCTCATTCAACAGTGGCGAACAGATCTCCGTTTGGGAAGGCTTTACATTCAACTGGTATGCAAGACTGTTTGAAGATGCAGCATTGTGGCGGGCGTGTTGTAATAGTTTGATGGTAGCAGGCGTTGCGACTGTGATCGCTACCGTTATCGGGACAGCAGCGGCACTCGCTATAGAACGACACCACTTCCGTTTCCGAACCGCCCTTGTCCGAGTGCTCTATCTTCCGATTATTATCCCTGACATCGTGTTGGCGATTGCGTTGTTGACCTTTTACGTACAAGTCAGGATTCCACTCGGCTTAATTACCGTCATCATCGCGCACGGTGTTTTCAACATCGCATACGTTACGATTGTCGTGCGGGCACGCCTGCAAGGTTACGATAACACCTTAGAAGAAGCAGCGCGCGACCTCGGCGCGAACGAATGGCAGACCTTTTGGCGGATAACACTCCCTCTGATCGCCCCTGGAATTATTGGCGGTGCGCTGCTCGCCTTCACGCTCTCTATTGATGACTTTGTTATCACGTTCTTTACGGCTGGTGTGGGTTATACGACGCTCTCTGTGCATATCTATTCGCTGCTGAAATTCGGGATTACACCGAAGATTAATGCCATCTCAACGATGCTGTTGGCGAACTCCATTGTATTTATCCTGCTGTTCTTGTGGTTCCAAGGGGGTGCTACTTCCTCCCAAAAGCAAGAAACACAGTAG
- the alr gene encoding alanine racemase — protein MPYFRTHTEIDLLAIKHNAEAIKRHTGKQLIAVVKADAYGHGAVRVAEILRPIADIFAVATVEEGIELRQADIRTPILILFSCLPTQVKHIVEFSLTPSIGNWEFATALNEIASETAPTKVHVNVNTGMNRSGVCWTEASQFLDRLQTLPRLETEGLFTHLATADEADKSFVSVQLKRFSSLLADNNERIVHVANSAASLLVPESHFDAVRPGLSLYGVYPTTEKPIPLKPALTWKSCIGWTGFIPEGEGVSYGLTYKAPYPTRVAMVQIGYGDGYSRSLSGIGEVLIGGMRRPIIGRVCMDVSVVQLEPSDKVSIGDEVVLIGKQGNAEITVDEVAQRAGTISYEILTQIGPRVKRTFRPVNHNNEH, from the coding sequence ATGCCTTATTTCCGAACACACACAGAAATCGATCTACTGGCAATCAAACACAACGCTGAAGCAATCAAGAGACACACAGGTAAACAGTTGATTGCGGTTGTGAAAGCAGATGCTTATGGTCATGGCGCAGTGCGTGTAGCAGAAATACTGCGTCCAATCGCTGATATATTTGCAGTCGCAACGGTCGAAGAAGGCATTGAACTACGTCAAGCGGATATACGCACACCGATTCTTATCCTCTTTAGTTGTTTGCCTACGCAGGTTAAACACATCGTTGAATTCAGTCTGACACCATCAATAGGGAATTGGGAATTCGCGACAGCATTGAATGAAATTGCCTCAGAGACCGCGCCTACGAAGGTTCACGTCAATGTAAACACTGGAATGAATCGGAGTGGTGTGTGTTGGACAGAAGCCTCGCAGTTTCTGGATAGATTGCAGACGCTGCCACGGCTTGAAACTGAAGGGCTTTTTACACACCTTGCCACCGCGGATGAGGCAGATAAAAGTTTTGTTTCTGTTCAGTTAAAGCGGTTTTCATCTCTGCTTGCGGACAACAACGAGAGAATAGTGCATGTAGCAAACAGCGCAGCATCGTTGTTGGTGCCTGAATCCCATTTCGATGCCGTCCGTCCTGGTTTGAGTCTATATGGAGTCTACCCGACAACTGAAAAACCTATCCCATTAAAACCGGCACTTACATGGAAGTCCTGTATCGGTTGGACGGGTTTTATTCCCGAAGGGGAGGGTGTCAGCTACGGATTGACGTATAAAGCGCCTTATCCGACGCGTGTGGCGATGGTGCAGATAGGTTACGGGGACGGCTATTCGCGCTCACTGTCTGGTATCGGCGAGGTGTTAATTGGGGGGATGCGTCGCCCGATTATCGGGAGGGTTTGCATGGACGTAAGTGTGGTGCAGTTAGAGCCTTCGGACAAGGTATCTATTGGTGATGAAGTGGTGCTGATCGGGAAACAGGGAAACGCCGAAATCACGGTCGATGAAGTTGCCCAGCGTGCTGGAACAATTTCCTATGAAATCTTAACGCAGATAGGTCCCCGTGTAAAAAGGACCTTTCGTCCGGTTAATCATAACAACGAACACTAA
- a CDS encoding ABC transporter ATP-binding protein: protein MKMLIEVKNVSLLFGTTTALDNLSLQVEGGAVGLLGPNGAGKSTLIKTLLGFLKPNEGAATVFGLDAQTHPLEIRKQVGYMPEDECLIPGMTAVQFVSYAGELCGMPRRDALQRAHEVLYYVGLDEERYRTVDGYSAGMKQRVKLAQALVHDPTLLLLDEPTNGMDTSGREEMLELVKDIATDKNINVILSSHLLPDVEFACKEIVALSHGSVAIQGQIETLKENKGQSFDLKIVGDSDAYITALERHNFQVELHPDKRLRVTSAHQEQTETTFFFKLAYDTGVQLRQLRGVKHTLEDIFAEVMSVDSQFSND, encoded by the coding sequence ATGAAGATGTTGATTGAAGTAAAGAATGTCTCACTTTTATTTGGCACGACAACCGCATTAGATAACCTTTCACTGCAGGTAGAAGGCGGTGCTGTTGGTTTACTCGGACCGAATGGGGCAGGGAAAAGCACACTGATTAAGACACTTCTCGGCTTCCTCAAACCGAATGAAGGGGCAGCTACTGTATTCGGATTGGATGCGCAGACGCATCCATTGGAAATTCGGAAACAGGTTGGGTACATGCCGGAAGATGAGTGTTTAATACCGGGTATGACCGCTGTCCAATTCGTCTCTTATGCAGGAGAACTCTGTGGAATGCCGAGACGCGATGCACTGCAACGGGCACACGAAGTGCTCTATTACGTGGGTTTAGATGAAGAACGGTATCGCACCGTGGACGGATACTCCGCAGGTATGAAACAACGTGTGAAGTTAGCACAAGCACTCGTCCATGACCCAACACTCTTGCTTCTTGATGAACCCACAAATGGGATGGATACCAGCGGTAGAGAAGAGATGCTCGAACTCGTTAAAGACATCGCAACCGATAAGAACATCAATGTTATCTTGTCTTCACATTTGCTCCCCGATGTGGAGTTCGCATGTAAAGAAATAGTTGCTTTATCACACGGCAGTGTTGCTATCCAAGGACAGATAGAAACACTCAAAGAGAACAAAGGACAATCTTTCGATCTGAAGATCGTAGGTGACAGTGATGCTTACATCACCGCTTTGGAACGTCATAACTTTCAGGTCGAACTGCACCCCGATAAACGGCTGCGTGTTACGTCCGCACATCAGGAGCAGACGGAGACGACATTCTTTTTCAAACTCGCTTACGATACAGGTGTGCAGCTTCGCCAGCTTCGTGGGGTGAAACATACGTTAGAGGATATTTTCGCCGAGGTGATGAGTGTGGATTCACAATTTTCTAACGATTAA
- a CDS encoding 4-hydroxy-tetrahydrodipicolinate synthase, with translation MFQGSYVALVTPFKDDESLDEAKLKELIQFQLDGGTHGIVPCGTTGESPALSETEHDRVIELTVETVNGQVPIIAGTGSNSTTRTLRATEHAKAAGADAALIVTPYYNKPTQEGLYAHYMKIADTVDIPIVIYNVPGRCGTDILSPTIARLAEHPNIIALKEATGELKRASEVVDLCPDDFVVLSGDDVNTLPIMAVGGKGVISVVANVAPADVAEMCNAFHAGNLELARKLHYKTLALAVDLFIETNPIPAKTALHLMGKLNGKLRLPLAPMEPANLESLRKTVSEAGLI, from the coding sequence ATGTTTCAAGGCTCTTATGTTGCACTCGTCACACCATTTAAGGACGATGAATCGCTTGACGAAGCGAAACTCAAGGAACTGATTCAATTTCAGCTTGACGGCGGAACACACGGCATCGTCCCGTGTGGCACAACAGGTGAATCCCCCGCGCTGTCTGAAACTGAACATGATAGGGTCATAGAACTCACTGTCGAAACTGTAAATGGACAGGTGCCGATTATCGCGGGTACCGGGTCCAACTCGACAACACGCACGTTGCGGGCAACAGAGCACGCCAAAGCCGCCGGTGCGGATGCTGCTCTGATTGTTACCCCTTATTACAACAAGCCAACCCAAGAAGGGTTGTATGCCCACTATATGAAGATCGCTGACACAGTGGATATCCCGATCGTCATCTACAACGTTCCGGGACGTTGCGGGACCGACATCCTTTCTCCCACGATTGCCCGACTTGCCGAACATCCGAACATCATCGCACTCAAGGAAGCCACCGGCGAACTCAAACGCGCCAGTGAAGTCGTAGACTTATGTCCCGATGATTTCGTTGTGCTTTCGGGTGACGATGTGAACACATTACCGATTATGGCTGTCGGGGGTAAAGGCGTGATTTCAGTTGTGGCGAACGTCGCGCCCGCGGATGTCGCGGAGATGTGCAACGCTTTCCACGCCGGGAATCTTGAACTCGCTCGTAAACTCCACTACAAAACGTTGGCGTTGGCGGTGGATCTCTTTATTGAGACAAACCCAATTCCTGCGAAAACTGCGCTCCACCTGATGGGGAAACTCAACGGGAAATTGCGGTTGCCGCTCGCACCGATGGAGCCCGCGAACCTTGAGTCCTTACGCAAAACGGTTTCGGAAGCGGGGTTGATTTAA
- a CDS encoding diaminopimelate epimerase, with amino-acid sequence MDKIPFMKLSGAGNDFVIINNLAGIVDSTDTDFVKKLCQRRMSVGADGVLLVEKADDVDFRMRYFNADGGEVETCGNGARCISKFAYLNGIAAEQMRFLTNAGIYESQIVGQNVKVRMSDPTDIRLNVPLQLTDGMHTVGFANSGVPHVVFFVEDLEGTDVFDLGQQTRYHNDFKPAGTNANFIRIQSPGLIDIRTYERGVEDETLACGTGSIASAIVAATLGKVASPVAVKTASGVELKIHFDVENGEAQNVYLEGDARVIYIGELTTDAWNY; translated from the coding sequence ATGGACAAAATACCCTTTATGAAACTCAGCGGGGCAGGCAACGATTTCGTCATTATCAATAATTTGGCGGGAATCGTTGATAGCACCGATACAGATTTTGTGAAAAAACTTTGCCAACGCCGTATGTCAGTCGGAGCTGACGGTGTTCTCCTCGTCGAAAAAGCAGATGACGTTGATTTTCGCATGCGCTACTTCAATGCCGATGGCGGCGAAGTAGAAACGTGTGGGAACGGCGCCCGCTGTATCTCCAAATTCGCCTATCTCAACGGTATCGCTGCTGAACAGATGCGGTTTCTGACGAACGCCGGGATTTATGAATCCCAAATAGTCGGTCAGAACGTTAAAGTGCGTATGAGCGATCCTACGGACATACGGCTCAATGTGCCACTCCAATTGACGGATGGAATGCACACAGTCGGATTCGCGAATAGCGGCGTGCCTCACGTTGTTTTCTTCGTTGAAGACCTGGAAGGAACGGATGTCTTTGATTTAGGACAGCAGACGCGGTATCACAACGATTTCAAACCCGCTGGCACAAACGCCAATTTTATCCGTATTCAGTCGCCAGGGCTGATTGATATCCGGACGTATGAGCGGGGTGTCGAAGATGAGACGCTCGCGTGTGGCACGGGGTCGATCGCTTCGGCTATTGTTGCTGCAACGTTAGGAAAGGTCGCATCCCCGGTTGCTGTCAAAACGGCGAGTGGGGTGGAATTGAAGATTCATTTCGATGTCGAGAACGGCGAAGCTCAAAATGTTTATCTTGAAGGCGATGCTCGCGTTATCTACATCGGTGAGCTCACAACAGACGCATGGAATTATTAA
- the dusB gene encoding tRNA dihydrouridine synthase DusB, with amino-acid sequence MLTIGNLDIPNFPLLLAPMEDVSDPPFRAVCKENGADLMYTEFISSEALIRDAAPSVAKLDIFEVERPIGIQIFGHNIDAMRASVEITEKVRPDIIDINYGCPVKKVTCKGAGAGILQDIPKMVKMTAEMVKATDLPVTVKTRLGWDDKTKYIVEVAERLQDVGIRAIAIHGRTRRQMYKGDADWTLIGRIKDNPRMTIPVFGNGDVDSPQKAAQMRQQYGVDGIMIGRAAIGYPWIFKEIKHYFATGELLPPPSIDERISVFRKHIDFSIKWKGLKLGILEMRRHYSNYFRGIPHVKPFRYRLVTCDSYDGVLDIVAELRMHALMSGVS; translated from the coding sequence ATGCTAACAATCGGCAATCTCGACATTCCAAATTTCCCACTGTTGCTCGCGCCAATGGAGGATGTGAGCGACCCGCCTTTTCGCGCCGTCTGCAAAGAGAACGGTGCCGATCTGATGTACACGGAATTCATCTCCTCCGAGGCACTCATCCGTGATGCCGCACCGAGTGTCGCAAAATTGGACATTTTCGAAGTAGAGAGACCCATCGGTATCCAAATTTTTGGGCACAACATCGACGCCATGCGCGCCTCTGTCGAAATTACCGAGAAGGTCCGACCCGACATTATTGACATCAACTATGGTTGTCCCGTTAAGAAGGTTACGTGTAAAGGTGCCGGTGCTGGTATCCTACAGGACATCCCCAAGATGGTAAAAATGACTGCCGAGATGGTAAAAGCCACGGATCTACCCGTAACCGTCAAAACGCGACTCGGATGGGACGATAAGACCAAATATATCGTTGAAGTCGCGGAGCGGCTACAGGATGTCGGTATCCGAGCGATTGCCATTCACGGTAGAACCCGGCGACAGATGTATAAGGGGGATGCCGATTGGACACTCATCGGTAGAATCAAAGACAACCCGCGCATGACAATCCCTGTCTTCGGCAACGGTGATGTTGATAGTCCGCAAAAAGCAGCACAAATGCGGCAACAATACGGTGTTGACGGTATTATGATTGGGCGTGCCGCGATCGGATACCCATGGATTTTCAAGGAGATAAAACACTATTTCGCTACTGGTGAATTGCTCCCACCCCCTTCAATAGATGAACGCATTTCGGTTTTTAGAAAGCACATTGATTTCTCGATCAAATGGAAAGGCTTGAAACTCGGTATCCTTGAGATGCGCCGACACTATAGCAACTATTTTAGGGGCATCCCGCACGTTAAGCCCTTTCGCTATCGTCTCGTCACATGTGATAGTTACGATGGTGTGTTGGACATCGTGGCGGAACTCCGCATGCATGCGCTTATGTCAGGGGTTTCGTGA
- a CDS encoding Gfo/Idh/MocA family oxidoreductase, whose protein sequence is MSQKTYRAAAIGHTGAGNFGHGLHTPYKDIENVEFIAVSDPNEEGREKAAAEAGASRSYADYRDMLEKEDLDIVSVCPRWTSEHVAMVTACLEAGCSVYSEKPMTSTLADGDVIVETAKAHGLKVAVAHQAVYLPATHAIKEMLDDGKIGAIQAIHASGKQDHRGGGEDMIVLGTHIFNMMRFFVGDVAWMQSHVTTNGKEIAYGDDHEPTEPVGPVAGDCINSYFAFKSGASGFFESRRDQAGSGRYGMEIVGSEGIFSLRGDVANRLMVYPYPVLLPSNPDQEWEAIDLDQTPFSSGNELAIRDLIDAIENNRKPISAAEDAVAALEMILGAYASQLSGGRVPFPIANREHPLSR, encoded by the coding sequence ATGAGTCAGAAAACGTATCGCGCCGCGGCAATCGGGCATACCGGTGCCGGCAACTTCGGACACGGACTCCACACACCGTATAAAGATATAGAGAACGTCGAATTTATCGCTGTCTCTGATCCAAATGAAGAGGGTAGGGAAAAGGCAGCCGCAGAGGCAGGGGCATCGCGCAGCTACGCCGATTATCGAGATATGCTTGAAAAAGAGGATCTTGATATTGTGAGTGTCTGTCCGCGGTGGACATCCGAGCACGTGGCTATGGTAACCGCGTGTCTTGAGGCAGGATGCAGCGTCTACAGTGAGAAACCGATGACGAGTACGCTCGCAGATGGTGATGTAATCGTTGAGACAGCGAAGGCACACGGATTAAAGGTGGCTGTTGCACATCAGGCGGTATATCTCCCCGCGACACATGCGATTAAGGAGATGCTCGACGATGGGAAAATCGGCGCGATCCAAGCCATTCACGCCAGCGGTAAGCAGGATCATCGCGGGGGTGGTGAGGATATGATTGTGCTCGGCACCCACATTTTTAACATGATGCGTTTCTTCGTCGGTGATGTCGCATGGATGCAGTCTCATGTCACGACGAACGGCAAGGAGATCGCATACGGGGACGACCACGAACCCACAGAACCTGTTGGACCCGTCGCAGGTGATTGCATCAACAGTTACTTCGCTTTCAAAAGCGGCGCCTCTGGCTTTTTTGAATCCCGAAGGGATCAAGCTGGCTCCGGTAGATACGGCATGGAAATCGTCGGCAGCGAAGGTATCTTCTCGCTCCGCGGCGATGTTGCCAATCGACTCATGGTCTATCCATATCCGGTACTGCTCCCTTCAAATCCGGATCAGGAGTGGGAGGCAATCGACTTAGATCAAACGCCTTTCTCCAGTGGTAATGAACTCGCGATTCGCGATCTGATTGATGCGATTGAGAACAACCGGAAACCGATTTCCGCGGCGGAAGACGCTGTTGCCGCCTTAGAAATGATCCTCGGTGCCTATGCGTCTCAATTGTCAGGCGGACGCGTCCCCTTCCCAATCGCAAACCGTGAACATCCCTTGAGCAGATAA
- a CDS encoding transposase — translation MVKNKHLSKSISDASWGTFFEWCGNIAERDGFHFHQVNPKNTSQTCSACGKKSPKKLSLAIRTYDCSFCGTSLDRDHNAAINILLRAARAHRGERWVTDLCETRNLSVDR, via the coding sequence ATGGTAAAGAACAAGCACCTCAGCAAGAGTATCAGCGACGCGTCTTGGGGTACCTTCTTTGAGTGGTGTGGGAACATAGCCGAAAGAGACGGTTTCCATTTCCACCAAGTCAACCCCAAGAACACTTCGCAAACTTGCTCGGCTTGCGGTAAAAAATCGCCAAAGAAACTTTCGCTGGCGATACGAACCTATGATTGTAGTTTTTGTGGCACGTCTTTAGACCGAGACCACAACGCTGCGATAAATATACTCTTACGGGCGGCTCGCGCCCATCGTGGAGAGCGTTGGGTTACCGACCTCTGTGAAACGAGAAACTTATCGGTAGACCGATAG
- a CDS encoding 4a-hydroxytetrahydrobiopterin dehydratase — protein MAAKKLSDAEIQENLGQLNGWTVEEGKLHKEFQFDTFVTAFGFMAQLALIAESMNHHPEWFNVYNRVTIDLMTHDAGGISELDFQWAKHADSISG, from the coding sequence ATGGCAGCGAAGAAACTCTCAGACGCTGAGATTCAGGAAAACTTGGGGCAGCTCAACGGTTGGACTGTGGAAGAGGGTAAGTTACACAAAGAATTCCAGTTTGATACCTTTGTTACGGCGTTCGGTTTCATGGCGCAACTCGCCTTAATCGCCGAATCCATGAATCACCACCCGGAATGGTTCAATGTCTATAACCGTGTGACGATTGACCTAATGACCCACGATGCCGGGGGCATCAGTGAACTCGATTTTCAGTGGGCAAAGCACGCAGATTCTATTAGCGGTTAA
- a CDS encoding SDR family oxidoreductase, producing the protein MNLTDKIAIVTGAGQGIGKAIAIRLANAGANVGIMDLNMAAAEAVAQEIEATGCKTLPVQADVSQSTDVNAAVEKVISTFGRVDILVNNAGIAGRTLPLTDLEEADWDAVMGVNLTGVFLCCKAVIRPMIVQDYGRIVNIASIAGKEGNPTLIPYSVSKAGVICLTKALAKEVTDYNIRVNAVSPAVIQTPILDGMAQSTVDYMVSKIPLGRVGKPEEVAAVVNFLASDEASFVTGQCYDVSGGRATY; encoded by the coding sequence ATGAATCTAACGGATAAAATTGCGATTGTAACAGGCGCAGGGCAAGGTATCGGCAAAGCGATTGCGATTAGACTCGCAAACGCTGGCGCAAATGTCGGTATCATGGACTTAAACATGGCAGCAGCTGAAGCGGTAGCACAGGAAATTGAGGCTACCGGATGCAAAACATTACCCGTTCAAGCAGATGTTTCGCAATCTACTGATGTCAATGCTGCAGTTGAAAAAGTGATTTCCACCTTTGGTCGCGTTGACATACTCGTCAACAACGCTGGTATTGCGGGACGAACCCTACCTTTAACGGATTTAGAAGAAGCGGATTGGGATGCCGTGATGGGTGTAAACCTGACAGGCGTTTTTCTCTGCTGTAAAGCAGTGATTCGTCCGATGATTGTGCAGGATTACGGCAGGATTGTGAACATCGCTTCGATTGCTGGCAAGGAGGGCAATCCAACGCTCATCCCGTATTCGGTGTCCAAGGCGGGCGTGATCTGCTTGACAAAGGCACTCGCAAAAGAGGTAACAGACTATAACATTCGCGTGAACGCCGTGTCGCCCGCGGTGATCCAAACACCGATATTGGACGGCATGGCACAATCGACTGTCGACTATATGGTGAGTAAGATTCCATTGGGGCGTGTCGGGAAACCGGAGGAAGTCGCGGCTGTGGTGAATTTCTTGGCTTCGGATGAAGCGAGTTTCGTAACGGGTCAGTGTTACGATGTCAGCGGCGGAAGAGCAACGTATTAG
- a CDS encoding PQQ-binding-like beta-propeller repeat protein — protein MKKIAILIVFTLAVAVIAATASQPVGFEKNWHHWRGPHATGVAADANPPTTWSETENIRWKLAIPGTGHAAPIIWQDKIFIQTAIKGETSKAEDEESGDNNPFSGFFNQRRGRGAVENAYKFDLIAINREDGSILWQKTLRELNPHEGTHQDATFASNSPVTDGEFIYAYFGSRGLYCVDMMGNVKWEKDVGTMYKRNTFGEGSSPVLHGNTLVIVQDHEGDSFITALDKRTGDVLWKTDRNERTTWFSPIVVEQDGKAQVVTAGTNRVRSYDLETGELLWEGDGLTANSIPSPVAADGFVYLMSGFRGNELRAVHLAKAMGDISGSEAVVWEHGRDTPYVPSPLLYGDILYFLKSNDGILSAFDTKTGKAHYGPKRLQGVSGVYASIVGAADRIYIAGRNGTVNVLQHGSEFTIMAENTLDDSFNASPAIVGSELYLRGGQYLYCIAE, from the coding sequence ATGAAAAAAATCGCAATTCTGATAGTCTTTACCCTTGCTGTGGCAGTAATTGCAGCAACTGCGTCACAGCCGGTCGGTTTCGAGAAAAACTGGCATCACTGGCGCGGGCCCCACGCAACCGGGGTCGCAGCCGATGCGAATCCGCCCACGACATGGAGTGAAACTGAAAACATCCGTTGGAAACTTGCTATCCCCGGTACGGGGCATGCCGCGCCAATTATTTGGCAAGACAAAATCTTCATCCAAACCGCAATTAAGGGCGAAACGTCCAAAGCAGAAGACGAAGAATCAGGCGATAACAATCCGTTCAGCGGTTTCTTTAACCAGAGACGTGGACGCGGGGCAGTTGAAAACGCTTACAAATTTGATCTTATCGCTATCAATCGAGAGGATGGGAGTATTCTCTGGCAAAAAACACTGCGAGAGCTAAATCCCCATGAAGGGACACATCAAGATGCCACTTTCGCTTCAAACTCTCCCGTCACCGACGGTGAGTTCATCTACGCATATTTCGGTTCGCGCGGACTCTATTGTGTGGATATGATGGGCAATGTGAAGTGGGAAAAAGACGTTGGCACGATGTATAAACGCAACACCTTCGGTGAAGGAAGTTCGCCTGTTCTTCACGGCAATACCCTGGTTATCGTTCAAGATCATGAGGGGGATTCCTTTATCACCGCGCTTGATAAGCGGACAGGCGATGTGCTATGGAAGACCGATCGTAATGAAAGAACAACGTGGTTTTCACCGATTGTTGTTGAACAGGATGGGAAAGCGCAAGTGGTTACTGCAGGCACAAATCGTGTCCGTAGCTACGATTTAGAAACGGGTGAACTTTTATGGGAAGGCGATGGGTTGACTGCGAATAGTATTCCTTCACCTGTCGCTGCTGATGGGTTCGTTTATCTGATGAGTGGTTTCCGAGGCAATGAATTGCGAGCCGTTCACCTCGCAAAAGCAATGGGTGATATTAGCGGTTCAGAGGCAGTCGTCTGGGAACACGGTCGGGATACACCCTATGTGCCATCACCGCTCCTCTATGGGGATATACTCTATTTCTTGAAAAGCAACGACGGTATCCTCTCTGCTTTCGATACCAAGACGGGGAAGGCTCACTACGGGCCGAAACGGTTACAGGGTGTTTCTGGGGTCTACGCTTCGATTGTTGGTGCGGCGGATCGTATCTACATCGCCGGACGGAACGGAACCGTGAACGTTCTCCAACACGGTTCTGAGTTTACAATCATGGCGGAAAACACGTTGGACGATAGTTTCAACGCGTCGCCTGCGATTGTGGGTTCGGAGTTATACCTCCGTGGTGGTCAATATCTCTACTGCATCGCAGAATAA